One stretch of Candidatus Bathyarchaeota archaeon DNA includes these proteins:
- a CDS encoding 50S ribosome-binding GTPase, translated as MPTNLPVEAKKKWNEASTTRNPKAKLQLLQEFLSLVPKHKGTEKLRAQVKTKMATLRREAKEKKRKKIGAHGPKLFIEKEGAAQIVILGQTKAGRSSLLASITNAKVEVSNYPFTTHEPVPGMLPFEDLQFQIVEAPAIIRGAAEGKTWGQQTLALARNADGLILMVDLAENPVGQLSLILNELENARILVKKPTARVEIERKHMGVGLRIFVIGQLVNCTLKDVETLLKSYRVSNAVVKIYGDAQLDDVEDSIFESAVFRPTIIVANKFDVKGVTESLRELERLVGGRINIIPVSCKTGVGLEGLGAGLFKSLEIIRVYTKEPSSKEPSSAPFILKKNSIVAELAKQIHSDFYRRFSYARVWSKRLPFSPQKVGLSFILDDKDVVEMHMR; from the coding sequence ATGCCTACCAATTTGCCTGTAGAAGCAAAAAAGAAATGGAACGAAGCTTCGACAACCAGAAACCCAAAGGCTAAGCTTCAACTTTTACAAGAGTTTCTGAGCTTAGTTCCTAAACACAAAGGCACAGAAAAACTTCGTGCTCAAGTAAAAACAAAAATGGCTACACTACGGAGAGAGGCAAAAGAGAAAAAACGCAAAAAAATCGGTGCACATGGACCAAAGCTTTTTATTGAGAAAGAAGGAGCTGCTCAGATTGTTATTTTAGGACAAACAAAGGCGGGGCGAAGCAGCCTTCTAGCTTCTATCACAAACGCGAAAGTTGAAGTCTCCAACTACCCTTTCACAACACACGAACCAGTTCCCGGCATGCTTCCCTTTGAAGACCTCCAATTTCAAATTGTTGAGGCCCCAGCAATAATTAGAGGTGCCGCGGAAGGAAAGACATGGGGACAACAAACATTGGCGTTGGCTCGAAATGCTGATGGCTTGATTTTAATGGTTGACTTGGCTGAAAATCCCGTTGGACAACTTTCTCTTATATTGAATGAACTTGAAAACGCCCGTATTCTTGTCAAAAAGCCAACTGCGCGGGTGGAAATAGAACGGAAACATATGGGTGTTGGCTTAAGAATCTTTGTAATCGGCCAACTTGTCAATTGCACGCTTAAAGATGTGGAGACGCTGCTGAAAAGCTACAGAGTTTCAAACGCTGTTGTAAAAATATACGGTGATGCCCAGCTTGACGATGTCGAGGACTCAATTTTTGAGAGCGCCGTGTTTCGTCCAACAATAATAGTGGCAAACAAGTTCGATGTCAAAGGAGTGACAGAAAGTCTTAGAGAATTGGAAAGACTTGTTGGCGGGCGCATCAATATAATTCCAGTGTCCTGCAAAACGGGGGTCGGATTGGAAGGACTTGGTGCAGGACTGTTTAAGTCGCTTGAAATAATCCGAGTCTACACTAAAGAGCCAAGTAGCAAGGAACCGTCTTCAGCACCATTCATTTTGAAGAAGAATTCAATAGTTGCGGAATTGGCTAAGCAGATTCACAGTGACTTTTATAGACGCTTTTCTTATGCGAGAGTATGGTCAAAGCGACTTCCGTTCAGTCCACAGAAGGTAGGATTGTCCTTTATTTTGGATGATAAAGACGTTGTAGAAATGCACATGCGGTAG
- a CDS encoding 30S ribosomal protein S7 yields MSKQVQEIKLFGKWSFKNVQIQDIGLKKYVSLSPVYIPHSMGRHEHHRFHKAEVNIVERFINNLMRPGKSAGKKARAINMLRNAFEIIHLRTGRNPIEALVKAVENSAPCEDTTRISYGGVAYHMAVDVAPQRRVDIALRLLSEGARKSTFGNSRTLEECIAEELVLAANNDIKSYAVSKRNEMERIARASR; encoded by the coding sequence ATGAGCAAACAAGTGCAAGAGATAAAACTTTTCGGAAAATGGAGCTTTAAGAACGTTCAGATACAAGATATTGGTTTAAAAAAATACGTTTCCCTTTCACCAGTTTATATCCCCCACAGCATGGGCAGACATGAACATCACAGATTTCACAAGGCAGAAGTAAACATTGTTGAAAGATTCATAAACAATTTGATGAGGCCAGGGAAAAGCGCAGGCAAAAAAGCACGAGCAATAAACATGTTAAGAAACGCGTTTGAAATTATTCACTTGCGAACAGGAAGAAACCCCATTGAAGCCCTCGTAAAAGCTGTTGAGAACTCTGCTCCGTGCGAGGACACAACCAGAATAAGCTATGGCGGTGTTGCTTATCACATGGCTGTTGATGTTGCGCCTCAGAGAAGAGTAGACATTGCTCTTCGCCTATTGTCGGAAGGTGCGCGAAAATCAACTTTTGGCAATTCTCGCACATTGGAGGAGTGCATAGCAGAAGAACTTGTTCTGGCAGCAAACAATGACATAAAAAGCTACGCAGTGTCTAAACGCAACGAAATGGAAAGAATCGCTAGGGCGTCAAGATAA
- a CDS encoding 30S ribosomal protein S12 gives MGSKSPTGEFAARQLVKKRKKFRWSDRYYKRRMLRLDVKADPLQGAPMARGIVLEKVGVESKQPNSAIRKCVRTQLIKNGRSITAFLPGDGALNVVDEHDEVLVEGIGGSRGGSMGDIPGVRWKVITVNGVSLNELVYGRKQKPMR, from the coding sequence ATGGGTTCAAAATCGCCAACTGGTGAATTCGCCGCAAGACAACTAGTCAAGAAAAGGAAAAAATTCCGGTGGAGCGACCGCTACTACAAACGGCGAATGCTCAGACTAGATGTAAAAGCTGACCCGCTACAAGGCGCACCCATGGCGCGAGGAATTGTGCTAGAGAAGGTTGGCGTTGAAAGCAAACAGCCTAACAGTGCCATCAGGAAATGCGTGAGAACACAACTCATCAAAAATGGTAGATCTATCACAGCCTTTCTACCTGGTGACGGAGCTCTAAATGTAGTAGATGAACATGACGAGGTATTAGTTGAAGGCATCGGCGGCTCCCGAGGAGGAAGTATGGGCGACATCCCCGGTGTAAGATGGAAAGTCATCACAGTTAATGGCGTGTCTCTAAACGAACTTGTATACGGAAGAAAGCAGAAACCAATGCGTTGA
- a CDS encoding helix-turn-helix domain-containing protein, whose translation MANRKPAEILDKQFGLTPYESRAYVSLLTHGPMTPSELAQKSGIPRPRAYDVLRGLTEKGLLAEQSGKPTIYAAVEPTKGLKNLLIGIEIETLGQLEEKRKTIQTLTKSLLQMYAKSKNRKIERSKVWFTRRDTAFVAIYSEAIRNCEKELSVATTSLRPPEKEVLEAVEFALKNGKSVRVVRQITESWTLEELKMYEKYIRAGSQVRYLNRKEIPLRFMTFDEKDVILVFPSESNSTTSQTLEGLWLRIPPLARILREHFEELWRKSEPILPILEEIKKKKQRKKGLS comes from the coding sequence ATGGCAAATAGAAAGCCTGCTGAAATTTTAGATAAGCAATTCGGTTTAACCCCATATGAATCACGAGCTTATGTTTCTCTACTGACACATGGCCCCATGACCCCAAGTGAATTAGCGCAAAAATCGGGAATACCTAGGCCTAGAGCCTACGATGTACTGAGAGGTCTTACGGAGAAAGGCCTTTTAGCAGAACAGTCTGGAAAGCCCACAATTTATGCTGCTGTGGAACCAACAAAAGGATTAAAAAATCTTCTAATTGGCATAGAGATAGAAACATTAGGGCAATTGGAAGAAAAGAGGAAAACCATTCAGACATTAACGAAATCGCTTCTGCAAATGTACGCAAAAAGCAAAAACCGTAAAATTGAAAGAAGTAAAGTGTGGTTTACTCGAAGGGACACTGCATTCGTTGCAATTTACAGTGAAGCCATAAGGAACTGTGAAAAAGAGCTTTCGGTAGCCACAACGTCTTTGCGTCCTCCCGAAAAAGAAGTACTTGAAGCTGTAGAGTTTGCCCTTAAAAATGGTAAATCCGTGAGGGTTGTAAGACAGATAACAGAATCATGGACTCTGGAAGAGTTGAAAATGTATGAAAAGTATATTAGAGCTGGAAGCCAAGTAAGATATCTGAACAGAAAAGAGATTCCGCTTCGGTTCATGACATTTGATGAAAAAGATGTAATTCTCGTTTTTCCATCAGAATCCAACTCAACAACATCGCAAACTCTTGAAGGTCTATGGCTTAGAATCCCTCCTTTAGCAAGAATTTTGCGTGAACATTTCGAAGAATTGTGGAGAAAAAGCGAACCAATACTCCCAATATTGGAGGAAATTAAAAAGAAAAAGCAAAGAAAGAAAGGCCTTAGTTAA
- a CDS encoding winged helix DNA-binding domain-containing protein: MMNLRTVSKKAARRFLIARQGFQQGEGKIGTLDAIKRLECVQIDPVRVVHRNHHLVLHNRVSDYKPSYLDTLLYKDRAVFEYWCNEKSIIPTEEFRYFRYRMQNYMEFHSPFYERLKTKREELKNVIRHVLSAIEADGPLCAQDFKGKIGSKTAKRVLNLLWDCGEVMIHHVEGNRRCYDFTERVLPKNLITEIPSRKEYDRFMIEKYMEAYGFIDVRDWRFGWLALKSAQRKAIVGEMVKDEKIFPVKIEGVKHVYFVLEKYLSTLEAAEDSSIKEKIRFIAPLDNVIWNRRMISEIFNFVYAWEIYKVPEKRQYGYYVLPILYGTRFAGRIDPKLDRANKTMIINSVILEENRFEENFVVELAATLRSFLSFHDVSQVNILKTRPKGLKDTLLVELNRSA; encoded by the coding sequence ATGATGAATTTGAGAACGGTTTCAAAGAAGGCTGCCAGAAGATTTCTTATCGCTAGGCAAGGATTCCAGCAGGGTGAGGGAAAAATCGGAACGTTGGATGCGATTAAGCGGTTAGAGTGTGTCCAAATTGATCCTGTACGTGTTGTCCACCGCAACCACCATCTGGTTCTTCATAATAGAGTGAGCGACTACAAACCTTCATATTTGGATACATTACTCTACAAGGACAGAGCTGTGTTTGAATACTGGTGCAATGAGAAATCAATCATTCCCACAGAGGAATTCCGATACTTTCGTTATCGAATGCAGAATTACATGGAGTTCCACTCTCCATTCTATGAACGCTTGAAAACCAAGCGAGAAGAGCTCAAAAACGTGATCCGCCACGTCTTATCGGCAATCGAAGCCGACGGTCCATTGTGTGCACAAGATTTTAAAGGGAAAATAGGAAGCAAAACTGCTAAGCGTGTTTTGAATCTGCTTTGGGACTGTGGTGAAGTAATGATTCACCATGTTGAGGGAAATCGTCGATGTTACGACTTTACGGAACGCGTCTTACCTAAGAATTTGATCACCGAGATACCCAGCAGAAAGGAATACGATCGATTTATGATTGAGAAATATATGGAGGCCTACGGTTTCATCGACGTGCGAGACTGGAGATTCGGTTGGCTTGCGTTAAAAAGTGCTCAGCGTAAAGCAATAGTAGGAGAGATGGTCAAAGACGAGAAGATTTTTCCTGTGAAGATAGAAGGCGTTAAACATGTTTATTTCGTTCTGGAAAAATATTTGAGCACTCTTGAAGCCGCAGAAGATTCTTCCATCAAAGAAAAAATCCGCTTTATTGCTCCCCTTGACAATGTCATTTGGAATCGGAGAATGATCTCAGAAATATTTAATTTCGTTTACGCTTGGGAAATTTACAAGGTTCCAGAGAAGAGACAATACGGCTACTATGTCTTGCCGATCCTTTATGGCACAAGATTTGCTGGAAGAATCGATCCGAAATTGGACCGAGCGAACAAAACGATGATAATTAATTCTGTGATCTTAGAGGAAAATCGCTTTGAAGAAAACTTTGTTGTTGAATTGGCAGCGACATTGAGGAGCTTCCTCAGCTTTCATGACGTCTCGCAAGTCAATATATTGAAGACTAGGCCGAAGGGGCTAAAAGATACGCTGTTAGTTGAGTTGAATCGATCTGCTTAA
- a CDS encoding Mov34/MPN/PAD-1 family protein, protein MFENKKSEKKRKEVVQIKYSIFNSILESARTAYPRETILLLRGKIRKDRIEITDLVIPPLATHGKGFSSFPPYMLPIDFSLIGTVHSHPSSVSKPSMEDLNHSFGRIMMIVAYPFVGKENVAVYNRSGEKIVLQLTE, encoded by the coding sequence ATGTTCGAAAATAAAAAATCCGAGAAAAAAAGAAAGGAAGTTGTGCAAATAAAGTATAGCATTTTCAACTCTATTTTAGAAAGTGCCAGAACTGCATATCCTCGAGAAACAATCCTTCTTCTACGCGGCAAGATAAGAAAAGATAGAATTGAAATAACCGATCTTGTCATTCCTCCGTTGGCTACCCATGGAAAAGGATTTTCAAGCTTTCCTCCATATATGCTTCCGATAGACTTTTCGCTTATAGGAACTGTTCACTCTCATCCTTCCAGTGTGTCGAAGCCTTCGATGGAAGATTTAAACCATTCCTTTGGCAGAATAATGATGATCGTGGCTTATCCTTTTGTTGGAAAAGAAAATGTGGCAGTTTACAATCGTTCGGGTGAAAAGATTGTGTTGCAATTGACAGAATAA
- a CDS encoding pyruvoyl-dependent arginine decarboxylase — translation MIPEEFFVTSGKATSPVSELNAFDLALKNAGIAHCNLVPVSSILPPECKERKWQKLPAGSIVHAVVARMDGDEGVTVGAGIAWAWEKSGEYGIVAEAHGSMDRKALRETLVWRIREMAEIRGIEIGEVKFRIEVLRVPMAHYGCVIATLVYCPLTC, via the coding sequence ATGATTCCTGAGGAGTTCTTCGTAACAAGTGGCAAAGCAACTAGTCCAGTTTCTGAACTTAACGCGTTTGACCTTGCTTTGAAAAACGCTGGAATAGCTCACTGCAACTTGGTGCCAGTTAGCTCTATATTGCCACCTGAATGTAAAGAGAGAAAATGGCAGAAACTACCTGCTGGCTCTATTGTTCACGCTGTTGTTGCTCGTATGGATGGAGATGAAGGAGTCACTGTTGGTGCAGGGATTGCGTGGGCTTGGGAAAAAAGCGGAGAGTATGGTATTGTGGCAGAGGCTCATGGGTCTATGGACCGTAAGGCTTTGAGGGAAACTTTGGTGTGGAGGATTAGAGAGATGGCTGAGATTAGAGGAATAGAAATCGGGGAGGTCAAGTTTCGAATTGAGGTTTTGCGTGTGCCGATGGCCCATTACGGCTGTGTTATTGCAACGCTTGTTTATTGCCCACTAACTTGCTAG
- a CDS encoding ABC transporter ATP-binding protein: MKKLILLRLSTVGKAEKKLHEEVAIEVKSLVKKYGDLTAVDGISFTVHKGKVFAFVGPNGAGKTTTVEILVCLRNSTSGQAKVLGFDIRDRKGQQQIRKRVGVLPQDFNTFDLLTVKENLNYYKKMYDGGMDIDELIELVDLKDKANALYKNLSGGLKKRLAIAIALVNDPDVVFLDEPTTGLDPRARRDMWNLIDGLREQGKTVFLTTHYMDEAEVLADTVAIISFGEIIAMGTPSKLIVKHGGKTTLVVEEGGKIVYDLLGQMFSDVRL, translated from the coding sequence TTGAAAAAGCTAATATTGTTGAGGTTGTCCACTGTTGGGAAGGCGGAGAAAAAATTGCACGAAGAAGTTGCTATCGAAGTCAAGTCGCTTGTGAAGAAATACGGAGACCTTACAGCTGTAGACGGCATATCCTTCACTGTTCACAAAGGAAAGGTTTTCGCGTTTGTCGGTCCCAACGGGGCTGGAAAAACCACAACCGTAGAGATACTGGTTTGCCTGCGGAATTCAACCTCAGGACAAGCAAAAGTTCTAGGCTTTGACATTCGTGATAGGAAAGGACAGCAGCAAATCAGGAAGAGAGTCGGTGTCTTGCCCCAAGACTTCAACACTTTCGACCTCTTAACCGTGAAAGAGAACCTCAACTACTACAAGAAAATGTACGACGGAGGCATGGACATCGACGAACTGATTGAACTGGTTGATTTAAAGGACAAAGCAAACGCGTTATACAAGAACCTGTCAGGAGGACTAAAGAAGAGACTGGCTATCGCCATCGCTTTAGTGAACGATCCTGACGTTGTTTTCCTTGACGAGCCGACAACTGGACTGGACCCTAGGGCAAGAAGAGACATGTGGAACCTTATCGACGGGTTAAGAGAACAAGGAAAAACCGTCTTTCTGACAACTCATTACATGGATGAGGCTGAGGTACTCGCCGACACAGTTGCCATAATCAGTTTTGGAGAGATAATTGCTATGGGAACTCCGAGTAAATTGATTGTCAAGCACGGTGGAAAGACTACTTTGGTAGTTGAAGAGGGAGGAAAAATCGTTTATGATTTGCTTGGGCAAATGTTTTCTGATGTAAGATTATAA
- a CDS encoding ABC transporter permease has translation MKRVLAIVAGALRMWFRSKHTLFWTLAFPLLLMLLFGAIFSVSQNPTFDLYMQNQDVVDGEPTLLSNAFCDTLNKTGILNLHMVDSTENATQFIEGKGIQRMLIIPYGFHSSVSVGNNVSIVLKMVPAEVDTASATVKSVIEQFVEMFNTELTEQGPPKLVTIKDESIVSETFKYIDFFVPGIIGMTLMTSGIFGAVGWNTRNRKLGILKKLATTPLSKLEWIIGVVLYELVMGAISTAVILTVGVLVFNLKVLPNIYTVILIVSGAIAFPGIGMVIARFVKESDSADAAGNAITFPMMFLSGSFFPLEMMPDFLQQIAKALPLTYLNNGLRDSMVYGNVSSTLFNTAVMLGVGVFFIIVGTLITNWREE, from the coding sequence TTGAAAAGAGTCTTAGCCATCGTTGCTGGCGCTCTAAGGATGTGGTTTAGAAGCAAACATACCTTGTTTTGGACACTTGCGTTTCCACTCTTGCTGATGTTGCTTTTTGGAGCAATCTTTAGCGTGAGCCAAAATCCGACATTTGATTTATACATGCAAAATCAAGATGTCGTAGATGGCGAACCCACTCTACTGTCAAATGCGTTCTGCGATACGCTGAACAAGACAGGGATATTAAACCTGCATATGGTTGATTCAACAGAGAATGCAACTCAGTTTATTGAAGGGAAGGGCATACAGAGGATGCTCATAATTCCGTACGGATTCCATAGTTCGGTTTCTGTTGGCAACAATGTTAGTATAGTTCTTAAGATGGTTCCAGCGGAGGTTGACACTGCTTCTGCCACTGTGAAGAGCGTGATCGAGCAGTTTGTGGAGATGTTCAACACGGAGTTAACAGAACAAGGTCCTCCGAAACTGGTCACAATTAAAGATGAAAGCATAGTGTCTGAGACGTTCAAGTACATTGACTTCTTTGTTCCAGGAATTATTGGGATGACTTTAATGACTTCAGGCATCTTCGGGGCTGTTGGATGGAACACCCGGAACAGAAAGCTTGGAATCTTAAAGAAGCTAGCGACAACACCGCTTTCCAAGTTAGAGTGGATTATCGGAGTGGTGCTTTACGAACTGGTCATGGGCGCAATCTCCACCGCAGTCATTCTAACCGTGGGAGTTCTAGTGTTCAACTTGAAGGTTCTGCCAAACATCTACACAGTGATTCTAATCGTCTCAGGTGCCATAGCCTTTCCAGGAATAGGAATGGTGATTGCGCGTTTCGTTAAAGAGTCGGATTCTGCTGACGCTGCTGGAAACGCTATTACGTTTCCGATGATGTTTCTTTCCGGCAGCTTCTTTCCACTTGAAATGATGCCAGACTTCTTGCAGCAGATCGCGAAGGCTCTCCCCTTGACCTATTTAAATAATGGGTTGAGAGATTCAATGGTCTACGGCAACGTGTCGAGCACGCTGTTTAATACGGCAGTAATGTTAGGTGTGGGTGTGTTCTTTATTATCGTTGGTACACTGATAACAAATTGGAGAGAAGAATAG
- a CDS encoding 50S ribosomal protein L15e produces MTYKYISKAWEKPEESFVKELMWHRLIEWRKQPSIVKVEKPTRLDRARKLGYKAKQGFVMTRVRIRRGGLNRPRPKSGRKPKHMGAVKYKPAKSFKLIAEERAARKFPNLEVLNSYWVGEDGRYKWFEIVMVDPAHPVIKTDKDINWICEKAHKRRVFRGLTSSGKKVRGLRHKGKRAEKAR; encoded by the coding sequence ATGACTTACAAATATATTTCGAAAGCTTGGGAAAAACCAGAAGAATCCTTTGTGAAAGAACTAATGTGGCACAGGCTTATTGAATGGAGAAAGCAACCTTCGATTGTTAAAGTTGAAAAACCCACGAGGCTGGATAGAGCACGAAAGCTGGGGTACAAAGCCAAACAAGGCTTCGTAATGACTAGGGTTAGAATAAGACGGGGAGGCTTGAACAGACCTAGACCCAAGTCAGGTAGAAAGCCAAAACATATGGGTGCTGTCAAGTATAAACCTGCAAAAAGTTTTAAACTAATAGCTGAAGAGCGTGCAGCGAGAAAGTTTCCGAACTTGGAAGTTCTCAATTCTTACTGGGTTGGAGAAGACGGACGCTACAAATGGTTTGAAATCGTCATGGTTGACCCGGCGCATCCAGTTATCAAAACAGACAAGGACATTAACTGGATTTGCGAAAAAGCGCATAAGCGGCGAGTTTTTCGAGGATTAACCAGTTCAGGAAAGAAAGTAAGAGGGCTTCGGCATAAAGGTAAGAGAGCAGAAAAAGCTAGGTAA
- the trxB gene encoding thioredoxin-disulfide reductase translates to MENWDLIIIGAGPAGLTAGIYAGRSRLKTLILEEKTPGGEAAVAPWIENYPGFESISGLELIEKMTKHCERFGAQINGLEKVVSLDLKGEEKLVKTDKNAYSASAVIIATGTHNRLLNVLGEEKFQGRGVSYCALCDGAFFKGKKVIVVGGGNSAAMSARYLSNIAANVKLVHRKDQLRTEEACIETLKKQNVEFLWNSKVKEVKGDGVVKSVILQHNKTGEVKKLEVDGVFVQIGEIPNTNFVKNAGVAVDKDGYIIVDARQRTNVQGVFAAGDVTNGPVKQIGTAVGQAIVTATEAFGYIKRPYYYKG, encoded by the coding sequence ATGGAAAACTGGGACCTGATTATAATAGGCGCTGGTCCAGCTGGATTAACAGCAGGAATATACGCTGGAAGAAGCAGACTAAAGACACTCATACTTGAAGAGAAAACGCCAGGCGGCGAAGCAGCAGTCGCCCCATGGATTGAGAATTACCCAGGTTTTGAAAGCATCAGCGGACTAGAACTGATTGAAAAAATGACCAAACACTGCGAAAGATTTGGAGCACAGATAAATGGGCTGGAAAAAGTAGTGTCACTTGATCTTAAAGGCGAAGAGAAACTTGTGAAAACAGATAAGAATGCTTACTCTGCATCAGCAGTAATAATTGCCACGGGGACTCACAATCGACTGCTCAACGTGCTGGGCGAAGAGAAGTTCCAAGGACGTGGTGTTAGCTATTGTGCGTTGTGCGACGGCGCTTTTTTCAAAGGTAAAAAAGTAATTGTTGTTGGAGGTGGAAACTCAGCTGCAATGTCCGCACGTTATCTTTCAAATATTGCGGCAAATGTTAAGTTAGTGCATCGCAAGGATCAATTAAGGACTGAAGAAGCTTGCATAGAGACTTTGAAAAAGCAGAACGTAGAGTTTCTCTGGAATTCCAAGGTTAAAGAGGTTAAAGGCGACGGCGTAGTGAAAAGCGTGATTCTACAGCATAACAAGACTGGAGAGGTTAAGAAGTTAGAGGTTGACGGCGTCTTCGTCCAAATTGGCGAGATACCTAACACCAATTTCGTCAAAAATGCAGGTGTCGCAGTAGATAAGGATGGCTACATCATCGTTGATGCTCGTCAGAGAACAAATGTCCAAGGCGTATTTGCCGCAGGCGACGTGACTAACGGACCAGTAAAGCAAATTGGAACTGCAGTAGGTCAAGCCATAGTTACTGCAACAGAAGCATTTGGCTACATTAAACGACCCTACTATTACAAAGGCTAA
- a CDS encoding sulfide/dihydroorotate dehydrogenase-like FAD/NAD-binding protein, whose protein sequence is MYKIVAMQTLAPQTKLAKIYAPEVAKKAQAGQFVILRVDEKGERIPLTFVDWEPENGTVTLIFQEVGVSTKKLGSLNVNEELYDVVGPLGQPSDIKNYGTVVIVGGGVGTAPCLPIAKAFKKAGSKVISIIGARNEKLLILEEEMRRMCDEVHISTDDGSKGHKGFVSEVLKMLIEKGCSIDIVYAIGPTVMMRAVAEVTRPYKIKTIVSLNPIMVDGMGMCGACRVSVGGKVKFACVDGPEFDGHQVDFNELIKRQRSFLTEEKLAIDHWEKCRGN, encoded by the coding sequence ATGTACAAAATTGTGGCCATGCAAACGTTGGCTCCTCAAACAAAATTAGCTAAGATTTATGCTCCCGAAGTTGCCAAAAAAGCTCAGGCGGGTCAATTTGTTATATTAAGAGTGGATGAAAAAGGGGAAAGAATCCCGTTGACTTTTGTCGATTGGGAGCCCGAAAACGGTACTGTAACGCTGATTTTCCAAGAAGTTGGCGTGTCAACTAAAAAACTTGGTTCCCTCAATGTCAACGAAGAATTATACGATGTAGTTGGCCCTTTGGGACAGCCGAGTGACATAAAAAACTATGGAACGGTAGTAATCGTCGGTGGTGGTGTTGGCACTGCACCTTGTCTGCCCATAGCCAAAGCTTTCAAAAAGGCAGGAAGCAAAGTAATCTCGATAATTGGCGCACGGAACGAGAAGCTACTTATCTTAGAAGAGGAAATGAGGCGCATGTGCGACGAAGTTCACATCTCAACCGACGATGGCTCTAAAGGACACAAAGGATTTGTCAGCGAAGTGCTCAAAATGCTGATTGAAAAAGGATGCTCCATAGACATCGTATATGCTATAGGCCCGACAGTAATGATGAGGGCCGTCGCCGAGGTTACACGACCATACAAAATAAAGACAATTGTTAGTTTGAATCCCATAATGGTGGATGGAATGGGAATGTGCGGTGCCTGCCGGGTTTCAGTTGGTGGCAAAGTTAAATTTGCATGTGTCGACGGTCCCGAGTTTGATGGTCACCAAGTGGATTTTAACGAATTAATAAAGCGTCAAAGATCGTTTCTTACCGAAGAAAAACTTGCTATAGACCACTGGGAGAAATGCAGAGGCAACTGA